One Campylobacterota bacterium DNA window includes the following coding sequences:
- a CDS encoding conserved phage C-terminal domain-containing protein — MSIKLIQQAWDSPLKGNDLLVLIALADNASDEGYCWPSWQSIMSKTKVSRGTLSSVLNRLEEGGYIARESRKRDSGSDASNGYFILQNKRSSRFEHHQSKGQSSESEHQNDGGRSSESELGGVQNLNPQSSESEHLYEPSYNRQLEPSVKTPKPPVEKNDAKPYAEIVTYLNENTGSNYRPNTSKTKELINARIKEGFTVEDFKTVIDKKTAMWKNDPKMSAYLRPETLFGTKFEGYLNERVSTAQVLAASGTISDVTAHNIEVAQRWSPKNA, encoded by the coding sequence GTGAGTATCAAACTGATTCAGCAGGCTTGGGATTCTCCTCTCAAGGGGAATGATTTATTGGTGCTGATAGCGCTTGCAGATAACGCATCCGACGAGGGGTATTGCTGGCCATCATGGCAATCGATCATGTCAAAGACGAAAGTATCTCGGGGGACTCTTTCGAGCGTTTTGAACCGGTTGGAGGAAGGCGGGTACATCGCCAGAGAATCACGAAAAAGAGATTCCGGAAGCGATGCGTCGAACGGGTATTTTATTCTCCAAAATAAGCGGAGTTCAAGATTTGAACACCACCAAAGCAAGGGGCAAAGTTCAGAATCTGAACACCAGAACGACGGGGGGCGGAGTTCAGAATCTGAACTGGGCGGAGTTCAGAATTTGAACCCCCAAAGTTCAGAATCTGAACACCTATATGAACCGTCATATAACCGTCAGTTAGAACCGTCAGTTAAGACCCCTAAACCCCCCGTTGAAAAAAACGATGCGAAACCATACGCCGAAATCGTCACCTACCTGAACGAAAACACCGGATCGAACTATCGACCGAACACGTCAAAAACCAAAGAGCTCATCAACGCACGTATCAAAGAGGGCTTCACCGTCGAAGATTTCAAAACTGTCATCGACAAAAAAACGGCGATGTGGAAGAACGATCCGAAGATGTCGGCATATCTCAGACCAGAGACGCTGTTCGGTACGAAGTTCGAAGGATATCTCAACGAGCGTGTCAGCACTGCGCAGGTGCTGGCGGCATCCGGTACGATCAGCGACGTCACCGCTCACAACATCGAAGTAGCCCAAAGATGGAGTCCGAAGAATGCTTAA
- a CDS encoding S24 family peptidase translates to MKEIEQILVRIRKAANVKTDVELCEKIDFLKYPTLDTWKNRNSIPFKKLHMIADRLGADYQFLLTGKSSGTMVSQSMVGNGNNQVNGSNNSISGISAQKEDVADYQEEDEMINIPYLHDVVASAGGGAVIPHDIENSFIKFSSAFLKDFLRVDRFGGIHVISATGNSMEPTIAAGELLMVNPYENEDCKIKDGAIYVIICSDSVFVKRIRTNPITKEMKLVSDNREVDDIIIKGDDFDGCKIIGRVVGHFDKL, encoded by the coding sequence ATGAAAGAAATAGAACAGATTTTAGTGCGGATTCGTAAGGCTGCAAATGTAAAAACAGACGTTGAGCTATGCGAAAAAATAGACTTTTTAAAATATCCTACGCTAGATACGTGGAAAAACAGAAACAGTATCCCATTTAAAAAACTACATATGATTGCGGATCGGTTAGGTGCTGATTATCAGTTCTTGCTCACTGGCAAAAGTAGTGGGACAATGGTTTCTCAATCCATGGTTGGTAATGGCAATAACCAAGTCAATGGTTCAAATAACAGCATCTCAGGAATATCAGCTCAAAAAGAGGATGTCGCAGATTATCAGGAAGAAGATGAGATGATCAATATCCCGTACCTGCACGATGTAGTGGCATCGGCTGGCGGAGGTGCGGTTATCCCTCATGACATCGAGAACAGCTTCATAAAATTTTCAAGTGCATTTCTAAAAGACTTTTTGAGGGTAGACCGATTTGGCGGGATCCATGTCATCAGTGCGACCGGCAACAGTATGGAACCTACGATCGCGGCCGGTGAGCTGCTGATGGTAAACCCGTACGAGAACGAGGACTGCAAGATCAAAGACGGTGCGATCTACGTCATCATATGCTCCGATTCGGTTTTCGTGAAGAGGATCAGGACCAACCCGATCACCAAAGAGATGAAGCTTGTCAGCGACAACAGAGAAGTAGATGACATTATCATCAAAGGGGATGATTTCGACGGATGCAAGATCATCGGGCGTGTAGTAGGACATTTTGATAAATTATAA
- a CDS encoding ParA family protein: MNITLAHTKGGVGKSTAAWHLAHAFSLIGPVEIVDMDFNQTLHYVNIMAGRPFTVHQPRSVAELYDLIARTTHDVTLIMDIGGFDSDLNRAAIRHSDHVVIPITPDRVTEVLGFRTFDAILSELDTVDTHFHVLFNNVHAATRNFDKFKKAVKGSRFTILDSAIRSRKIYYTTMGNGQSVFSSIGNALAQTEILELRDELRRTR; encoded by the coding sequence ATGAACATCACCCTCGCACACACCAAAGGCGGTGTCGGAAAATCGACCGCCGCATGGCATCTGGCCCATGCATTCAGTCTGATCGGTCCGGTCGAGATCGTCGACATGGACTTCAACCAGACGCTCCATTACGTCAACATCATGGCGGGTCGACCGTTCACCGTCCATCAGCCGCGCAGCGTCGCAGAGCTGTACGACCTGATCGCCCGCACCACGCACGATGTGACGCTCATCATGGATATCGGAGGCTTCGACAGCGATCTGAACCGTGCGGCGATCCGGCACAGCGACCACGTCGTGATCCCAATCACCCCAGACCGCGTGACCGAGGTGCTCGGGTTCCGGACGTTTGACGCGATCCTCTCCGAACTGGACACCGTCGATACGCATTTCCACGTACTGTTCAACAACGTCCACGCCGCTACCCGCAACTTCGACAAATTCAAAAAAGCGGTCAAGGGATCGCGCTTCACCATCCTGGACAGCGCCATCCGCTCGCGCAAAATCTACTACACCACGATGGGCAACGGTCAGAGCGTTTTCAGCAGCATTGGAAACGCTCTGGCCCAAACCGAAATACTGGAGCTTAGAGATGAACTTAGACGCACTCGATAA